In the genome of Tropicibacter oceani, one region contains:
- a CDS encoding TolC family protein, with translation MSSSRRSLGLIIAVAMLPGCMKDTGEGTVSRFLGVEPKAEAPSGAAQKAVVKPAEASEIIRALQTRPSVLMSGTPYSRVADAVIASDARVAEAELRVAQMRAQAAKYNWMPRIGPRVSLNSLGDFVADLVINQVLFDNGRKVAERDLAKANVEIAAVTLVEDGNRRVYDALSLYVKAQENRDLSAHLDQALGEMAHFEWVMTERVDGGVSDMSDLNVLRQKLAAMRARSGEAREATATAMAELNAMSARPLDSLAGIGGLRSSPAGEALGVIRARAERERTIAEAKIARAGHLPGLAANADSTGAYGLEVTTDSLFSLGTMAEFNAIEAAKETADRKVTEAREVAERRIQAQSRQMEAFQRQATEARTLTAQARQNLDLFRAQYEGGQRQVMDVVGVYETYAQALETEIELKYKAARAELELARLRGALAEGASI, from the coding sequence ATGAGCAGTAGCAGGCGGAGCCTGGGCTTGATCATCGCTGTCGCGATGCTGCCCGGATGCATGAAGGACACGGGCGAGGGGACGGTTTCTCGCTTTTTGGGGGTTGAACCCAAGGCCGAAGCCCCATCGGGCGCGGCACAAAAGGCTGTGGTCAAACCGGCCGAAGCCTCGGAAATCATCCGGGCGCTGCAAACGCGCCCATCGGTGCTGATGTCGGGCACGCCCTATTCGCGCGTGGCCGATGCGGTGATCGCATCGGATGCGCGGGTGGCCGAAGCCGAATTGCGCGTCGCCCAGATGCGCGCCCAGGCGGCCAAATACAACTGGATGCCAAGGATCGGGCCGCGCGTGTCGTTGAACTCGCTCGGGGATTTCGTGGCGGACCTGGTGATCAACCAGGTGCTTTTTGACAACGGCCGCAAGGTGGCGGAACGCGATCTGGCAAAGGCGAACGTGGAAATTGCCGCCGTGACGCTGGTCGAGGACGGCAACCGCCGCGTGTACGATGCGCTGTCGCTGTATGTCAAAGCACAGGAAAACCGTGATCTGTCGGCCCACCTGGATCAGGCGCTGGGTGAAATGGCGCATTTCGAATGGGTCATGACCGAACGGGTCGACGGCGGCGTGTCGGACATGTCCGACCTCAACGTGCTGCGCCAGAAACTGGCCGCCATGCGCGCCCGTTCCGGCGAGGCCCGAGAGGCGACCGCCACCGCCATGGCAGAACTCAACGCCATGTCGGCCCGGCCGCTGGATTCGCTGGCCGGCATCGGGGGCCTGCGCAGCAGCCCCGCCGGAGAGGCCCTGGGCGTCATCCGCGCCCGCGCCGAACGCGAACGCACCATCGCCGAGGCCAAGATCGCCCGCGCCGGCCATCTGCCGGGCCTTGCGGCCAATGCCGACAGCACCGGCGCCTATGGGCTTGAGGTGACGACGGATTCCCTGTTCAGCCTTGGCACCATGGCCGAATTCAACGCCATCGAGGCGGCCAAGGAAACCGCCGACCGCAAGGTGACCGAAGCCCGCGAGGTGGCCGAGCGCCGCATCCAGGCCCAGTCCCGCCAGATGGAAGCCTTTCAGCGCCAGGCCACCGAGGCCCGCACCCTGACCGCCCAGGCCCGGCAGAACCTTGATCTGTTCCGCGCGCAATACGAAGGCGGGCAGCGCCAGGTGATGGATGTTGTCGGGGTCTACGAAACCTATGCCCAGGCGCTGGAAACCGAGATTGAGTTGAAATACAAGGCCGCCCGCGCCGAGCTGGAGCTCGCGCGTCTCAGGGGCGCCCTGGCGGAAGGGGCAAGCATTTGA